The Sediminitomix flava genome includes a window with the following:
- a CDS encoding DUF1254 domain-containing protein has product MKNILIFIILILQIACSTQKSDKAQEKEFDYIKEKTADGKIKVDESNFTIAETDLYMLNHSKEHDVNTFRHARQMSDKDNQFVVRENQDVMYSHAVVDISEGATLVNPEWDVYSVIQVLDENQYTIGVVYPGESKTFTTDDVALGNHLFLNMRTGVRTLDSAGYAEAHEHQDNVQILANSNTAYHEKGFDQKSLDETRKRLKARMKEADKPAYYFGTKDEVDSLQFLIASAVGIFGLPVEHAAYLNTIQPNKEIQEGKCASLTLPIPPIQFDKGGFFSVTTYNKEGWIATDNFALNNRMAKANDDGTYTFHFNCPDKKNNIDVVPGWAILIRLYRPESKSAILDYMSKANQNIKFELLQD; this is encoded by the coding sequence ATGAAGAATATATTGATATTCATTATTCTAATCTTACAAATTGCCTGCTCAACACAAAAGTCAGATAAAGCTCAAGAAAAAGAGTTTGATTACATAAAAGAAAAAACTGCTGATGGAAAAATTAAAGTTGACGAATCTAACTTTACCATAGCAGAGACGGACTTATATATGCTTAATCATTCTAAAGAACATGATGTAAATACGTTCAGACATGCTCGTCAAATGTCTGATAAAGACAATCAATTTGTTGTGAGAGAAAATCAAGATGTTATGTACTCTCATGCCGTTGTGGATATATCTGAAGGAGCAACCTTGGTAAACCCAGAATGGGATGTATATTCAGTTATTCAAGTGTTAGATGAAAACCAATATACAATTGGTGTTGTATATCCTGGAGAGTCTAAGACTTTCACAACTGATGATGTAGCTCTAGGAAATCATTTATTTCTAAATATGCGAACAGGTGTCAGAACGCTAGATTCAGCAGGTTATGCTGAGGCACACGAGCATCAAGACAATGTTCAGATTTTAGCCAATTCAAATACTGCTTACCATGAAAAAGGGTTTGATCAAAAGTCTTTAGATGAAACTAGAAAACGCTTAAAAGCGAGAATGAAAGAAGCAGATAAACCTGCTTATTATTTCGGTACAAAAGATGAAGTAGATTCTTTACAATTCCTGATTGCCTCAGCCGTAGGTATTTTCGGATTACCAGTAGAGCATGCTGCTTATTTAAATACTATTCAACCCAATAAAGAAATTCAAGAAGGAAAATGTGCTTCATTAACCCTGCCCATCCCTCCTATTCAGTTTGATAAAGGTGGGTTCTTCTCTGTCACTACTTATAATAAAGAAGGTTGGATTGCGACAGACAATTTTGCACTCAATAATAGAATGGCCAAAGCTAATGATGATGGTACATATACCTTTCATTTTAATTGCCCTGACAAGAAAAATAATATAGATGTAGTTCCTGGATGGGCTATTCTAATTCGTTTATATCGACCAGAAAGTAAATCTGCTATTTTAGATTATATGAGTAAAGCCAATCAAAACATAAAATTTGAATTACTACAGGATTAG